The following proteins come from a genomic window of Bombyx mori chromosome 18, ASM3026992v2:
- the LOC101737358 gene encoding G-protein coupled receptor moody isoform X1, with amino-acid sequence MVLLNNNVTNGGNLSDLVMGLEDYASDEELANVELFKNYPEALLWFAFVSCVLFMILGIPGNLLTIVALMRYKKVHNATAVFIINLSLSDLLFSCFILPLATSTFMWRSWIHGKTLCRMVPMAKYTLVAVSLFTVLSITINRYILVSHPKLYAKLYKKTYICLIIIVIWLLPILLLMPTYFEVWGRFSLDQITGSCTIVFDDNCNSPKKFLFVTAFALPSVAIIVCYARIWWIVRKTANKSRNVIYRRPISDVEISTIKTNQNTKSTLKLNRSLSTQITSSNNLLPFNCFLNPGGELSSSMENSSPAELENTPKPKVRSLGTESISNFRKSFMCTFRRSAPKVHLPTKKDKKLLTMIVAIMVSFFVCHLPITLTKTIFENFTSHPVPNIVGYVLIYMTTCVNPIIYVVMSIEYRQAYRNLLNCR; translated from the exons ATggttttattaaacaataacGTTACGAATGGTGGAAATTTGAGTGATCTGGTGATGGGGTTGGAAGATTATGCGTCTGACGAGGAGTTAGCTAACGTGGAACTGTTCAAGAACTATCCCGAAGCGTTACTGTGGTTCGCTTTTGTCAGCTGCGTGCTATTCATGATTCTTGGTATCCCTGGAAACCTTTTAACCATCGTGGCGCTAATGAGGTATAAGAAG GTTCACAATGCGACTGCAGTTTTCATCATCAACTTGTCACTCTCGGACCTATTGTTCAGCTGCTTTATCCTGCCCTTAGCTACGTCAACGTTCATGTGGAGATCTTGGATCCATGGAAAGACTCTATGTCGGATGGTGCCAATGGCGAAATACACACTAGTGGCTGTTTCCCTGTTTACTGTTCTATCTATCACAATAAATAGGTACATCTTGGTTTCACATCCGAAACTTTATGCAAA GTTATACAAGAAGACTTACATTTGTCTGATAATAATAGTCATTTGGTTGCTGCCGATACTATTACTAATGCCAACATACTTTGAAGTTTGGGGAAGATTTAGCTTAGACCAAATCACAGGCTCCTGCACAATAGTTTTCGATGATAACTGTAATTCACCGAAAAAGTTTCTATTTGTGACCGCATTTGCACTACCAAGTGTAGCAATCATCGTGTGCTACGCAAGAATATGGTGGATTGTAAGGAAAACTGCCAACAAATCTCGTAATGTAATTTATAGGAGGCCAATTTCTGACGTAGAAATCAGTacgataaaaacaaatcaaaacacTAAGTCGACCCTTAAACTGAATCGAAGTCTGTCTACTCAGATAACGTCAAGTAACAATCTTCTGCCTTTTAACTGCTTCCTCAACCCTGGCGGCGAGCTATCCTCATCAATGGAAAATTCTTCGCCAGCAGAACTGGAGAACACTCCAAAACCTAAGGTTCGGTCTTTAGGTACTGAGTCTATAAGCAACTTCCGAAAGAGTTTCATGTGCACCTTCCGACGCTCAGCGCCAAAAGTCCACCTGCCCACAAAAAAGGACAAGAAACTTCTCACTATGATTGTAGCCATCATGGTGTCGTTCTTCGTATGTCACCTGCCCATAACGTTGACGAAAACAATCTTTGAAAACTTCACCTCCCACCCAGTACCTAACATTGTTGGTTATGTATTGATTTACATGACTACTTGCGTCAACCCTATTATTTACGTAGTGATGTCCATCGAATATAGACAGGCGTATAGAAACCTGCTGAATTGTAGGTGA
- the LOC101737358 gene encoding G-protein coupled receptor moody isoform X2 produces MVLLNNNVTNGGNLSDLVMGLEDYASDEELANVELFKNYPEALLWFAFVSCVLFMILGIPGNLLTIVALMRYKKVHNATAVFIINLSLSDLLFSCFILPLATSTFMWRSWIHGKTLCRMVPMAKYTLVAVSLFTVLSITINRLYKKTYICLIIIVIWLLPILLLMPTYFEVWGRFSLDQITGSCTIVFDDNCNSPKKFLFVTAFALPSVAIIVCYARIWWIVRKTANKSRNVIYRRPISDVEISTIKTNQNTKSTLKLNRSLSTQITSSNNLLPFNCFLNPGGELSSSMENSSPAELENTPKPKVRSLGTESISNFRKSFMCTFRRSAPKVHLPTKKDKKLLTMIVAIMVSFFVCHLPITLTKTIFENFTSHPVPNIVGYVLIYMTTCVNPIIYVVMSIEYRQAYRNLLNCR; encoded by the exons ATggttttattaaacaataacGTTACGAATGGTGGAAATTTGAGTGATCTGGTGATGGGGTTGGAAGATTATGCGTCTGACGAGGAGTTAGCTAACGTGGAACTGTTCAAGAACTATCCCGAAGCGTTACTGTGGTTCGCTTTTGTCAGCTGCGTGCTATTCATGATTCTTGGTATCCCTGGAAACCTTTTAACCATCGTGGCGCTAATGAGGTATAAGAAG GTTCACAATGCGACTGCAGTTTTCATCATCAACTTGTCACTCTCGGACCTATTGTTCAGCTGCTTTATCCTGCCCTTAGCTACGTCAACGTTCATGTGGAGATCTTGGATCCATGGAAAGACTCTATGTCGGATGGTGCCAATGGCGAAATACACACTAGTGGCTGTTTCCCTGTTTACTGTTCTATCTATCACAATAAATAG GTTATACAAGAAGACTTACATTTGTCTGATAATAATAGTCATTTGGTTGCTGCCGATACTATTACTAATGCCAACATACTTTGAAGTTTGGGGAAGATTTAGCTTAGACCAAATCACAGGCTCCTGCACAATAGTTTTCGATGATAACTGTAATTCACCGAAAAAGTTTCTATTTGTGACCGCATTTGCACTACCAAGTGTAGCAATCATCGTGTGCTACGCAAGAATATGGTGGATTGTAAGGAAAACTGCCAACAAATCTCGTAATGTAATTTATAGGAGGCCAATTTCTGACGTAGAAATCAGTacgataaaaacaaatcaaaacacTAAGTCGACCCTTAAACTGAATCGAAGTCTGTCTACTCAGATAACGTCAAGTAACAATCTTCTGCCTTTTAACTGCTTCCTCAACCCTGGCGGCGAGCTATCCTCATCAATGGAAAATTCTTCGCCAGCAGAACTGGAGAACACTCCAAAACCTAAGGTTCGGTCTTTAGGTACTGAGTCTATAAGCAACTTCCGAAAGAGTTTCATGTGCACCTTCCGACGCTCAGCGCCAAAAGTCCACCTGCCCACAAAAAAGGACAAGAAACTTCTCACTATGATTGTAGCCATCATGGTGTCGTTCTTCGTATGTCACCTGCCCATAACGTTGACGAAAACAATCTTTGAAAACTTCACCTCCCACCCAGTACCTAACATTGTTGGTTATGTATTGATTTACATGACTACTTGCGTCAACCCTATTATTTACGTAGTGATGTCCATCGAATATAGACAGGCGTATAGAAACCTGCTGAATTGTAGGTGA
- the LOC101737500 gene encoding G-protein coupled receptor moody, whose amino-acid sequence MGDLFPSIPKSTFASVTEGGNYSGGRILGLDEYRSDAELADVELFKDYPEPLLRFASACCVLFMLVGIPGNLITIIALARCKKVRNATAVFIMNLSCSDLLFCCFNLPLAASTFWRRSWAHGKTLCRMFPLARYALVAVSLFTVLAITINRYVMISHPRLYPKLYRRKYLAIMVGSTWAFSFGALIATWLEKWGRFGLDPSIGSCSILPDRNNRSPKEFLFVGAFMLPCLAIVICYARIFCIVRDAARKSRAPVRRTRPALEDSAVGSASTALERSPGPENGVTHHNHNSAPKRALLAPPALHYPPTPGPERSSSSGVDTLDGHDEECALDAKPRTPSGSETSKRLKQAATALKKSPASVRPPRLTTKDRKLLKMIMAIMLSFWVCYLPITLTKIFREFTSHPAANIAGYILIYLTTCINPIIYVVMSSEYRQAYKNLLMCRRWA is encoded by the exons ATGGGCGATCTATTCCCGAGTATACCGAAGAGTACTTTCGCGAGTGTCACAGAGGGGGGGAATTATAGTGGGGGTAGAATTCTGGGACTGGACGAGTACAGATCGGACGCGGAGTTGGCTGACGTGGAACTGTTCAAGGATTACCCGGAGCCTCTGCTGAGATTCGCTTCGGCATGCTGCGTACTTTTTATGCTGGTCGGCATTCCTGGAAACCTGATTACTATCATCGCGCTCGCACGATGTAAAAAG GTGCGAAACGCTACAGCGGTGTTTATTATGAATCTATCGTGCTCTGACCTTCTGTTTTGCTGCTTCAATCTACCACTTGCTGCATCAACCTTCTGGAGGCGATCGTGGGCCCATGGGAAAACTTTATGCAGAATGTTTCCATTGGCGCGATACGCACTGGTGGCCGTATCACTCTTCACCGTTTTAGCTATCACTATCAACAGATACGTAATGATCTCTCATCCAAGGCTATACCCCAA GTTGTACCGTCGTAAATATTTGGCGATTATGGTGGGAAGCACCTGGGCATTCTCCTTCGGAGCCCTTATAGCGACGTGGTTAGAAAAATGGGGACGTTTCGGCCTTGACCCCTCAATCGGCTCGTGCTCTATACTTCCAGACCGCAATAATCGATCTCCGAAAGAATTCCTGTTTGTCGGCGCTTTCATGCTTCCTTGTCTAGCAATCGTGATTTGCTATGCGAGGATATTTTGTATAGTACGCGACGCAGCGAGAAAGTCCCGGGCACCGGTTCGTCGGACCAGACCTGCTCTAGAAGATTCTGCCGTTGGGTCGGCATCGACAGCCTTAGAGCGATCACCCGGACCGGAAAATGGAGTTACGCACCACAATCATAATTCGGCACCTAAACGAGCGTTACTTGCACCCCCAGCCCTACACTATCCTCCAACACCAGGACCAGAACGGTCTTCCTCCTCGGGTGTAGATACTCTAGATGGACACGACGAAGAATGCGCCCTCGATGCCAAACCCCGAACCCCGAGCGGCAGTGAAACTTCGAAACGGCTCAAACAAGCTGCGACCGCTTTAAAAAAATCGCCAGCCTCAGTGCGACCGCCTCGTCTAACAACCAAAGACAGGAAACTTCTCAAAATGATCATGGCGATTATGTTATCGTTTTGGGTGTGCTACCTACCAATAACATTGACGAAAATATTTCGAGAATTCACATCGCATCCTGCCGCGAACATCGCCGGCTACATCCTAATATACCTAACAACGTGCATCAATCCTATAATATACGTAGTGATGTCCAGTGAGTACCGTCAGGCGTACAAGAACCTGCTTATGTGTCGTCGCTGGGCGTGA